The Humulus lupulus chromosome 4, drHumLupu1.1, whole genome shotgun sequence genome has a window encoding:
- the LOC133830811 gene encoding phenylalanine--tRNA ligase beta subunit, cytoplasmic yields the protein MPTVSVGRDRLFAALGRTYTQEEFEDLCFSFGIELDDVTTEKAIIRKEKHLDDEEGDDEEEIIYKIEVPANRYDLLCLEGLVQSLRIFEKKEKIPEYRLAKSSSDSIIKMHVKPETSLIRPYVVCAVLRGVTFDEARYNSFIDLQDKLHQNICRRRTLVAIGTHDMDTLQAPFTYEALPPSSINFVPLKQVKRFRADELMESYKSDLKLKKFLHIIEDSPVYPVIYDCNRTVLSLPPIINGAHSAITLKTRNVFIECTATDLTKAKIVLNTVVTAFSAYCEKKFEIEPVEVTYSDGKSFIYPDLSIYNMEVPLSYINGAIGVSLEAEEVTSLLNQMQLYAEHSVSDNNQCSIKVSVPPTRSDVLHPCDVMEDVAIAYGYNNISKRKLASLQPLPLNELSDLIRREIAMNGFTEVLTFILCSWKENFTMLNREDDKSTAVVIGNPRSADFELVRTSLMPGILKTVGHNKDHPKPIKIFEVGDVAVLDKTKDVGASNCRRLAALYCGATSGFELIHGLVDRIMEVIGAPFVPLDDNTGYSIKPSNEPEYLPGRQASIIYKGNRIGTFGIVHPEVLNNFDIPDPCSFVELTIESF from the exons ATGCCTACTGTCAGCGTAGGAAGGGATCGTCTGTTCGCAGCCCTAGGGAGGACTTACA CTCAGGAAGAGTTCGAAGATTTATGCTTCAGTTTCGGGATCGAGCTTGACGACGTT ACAACTGAAAAAGCAATTATTCGAAAGGAAAAACATTTGGACGATGAAGAAGGCGACgatgaagaagaaatcatatACAAAATTGAGGTTCCTGCAAATAG ATATGATTTGCTTTGTCTTGAAGGGCTTGTTCAGTCACTTCGCATTtttgaaaagaaagagaagatacCTGAGTATAGACTTGCTAAGAGTAGTTCagattcaataattaaaatgCATGTAAAGCCAGAG ACGTCATTGATTCGACCCTATGTCGTTTGTGCTGTTTTAAGAGGCGTAACTTTTGATGAAGCAAGATATAATAGTTTTATTGACCTCCAAGATAAGCTTCACCAAAATATCTGCAG GCGGAGAACCCTAGTTGCAATAGGAACTCATGACATGGACACGTTGCAAGCCCCATTCACATATGAG GCCTTGCCACCTTCAAGCATAAATTTTGTGCCACTGAAGCAG GTGAAAAGATTCAGAGCTGATGAACTGATGGAGTCTTACAAA TCAGATTTGAAATTGAAGAAGTTCTTGCACATAATTGAGGACTCACCAGTGTACCCTGTTATATACGACTGCAATAG AACTGTTTTGTCTTTACCTCCAATTATCAATGGTGCTCACTCAGCAATCACTCTAAAAACAAGGAATGTCTTCATTGAATGTACTGCAACAGATTTGACAAAGGCCAAGATTGTTTTGAACACTGTT GTTACTGCTTTTTCAGCTTATTGTGAAAAAAAGTTTGAGATTGAACCTGTTGAAGTGACCTATTCTGATGGGAAGTCGTTTATATATCCTGATTTATCCATCTACAATATGGAGGTTCCTTTGTCATATATTAACGGTGCAATTGGAGTCTCATTGGAGGCAGAAGAG GTCACTAGCTTGTTAAATCAGATGCAATTGTATGCTGAGCATTCTGTTTCAGACAATAACCAGTGCAGCATCAAAGTATCTGTGCCTCCAACCAGAAGTGACGTGCTTCACCCATGTGATGTGATGGAG GATGTTGCAATTGCTTATGGATATAACAATATTTCAAAGAGAAAGCTTGCATCTTTGCAGCCGCTTCCTTTGAATGAGCTCAGTGATCTTATCCGACGGGAG ATTGCAATGAACGGCTTTACAGAGGTCTTGACCTTTATACTGTGCTCCTGGAAAGAAAATTTTACCATGCTAAATCGTGAAGATGACAAATCAACAGCAGTGGTTATTGGAAATCCTCGTTCTGCTGATTTTGAG CTTGTTCGAACTAGTCTGATGCCTGGCATATTGAAAACAGTTGGACACAACAAAGATCATCCAAAACCAATAAAG ATTTTTGAAGTGGGTGATGTAGCAGTATTGGATAAAACAAAAGATGTTGGTGCATCAAATTGTCGCCGACTAGCAGCACTGTATTGTGGAGCAACCTCTGGATTTGAG TTAATTCATGGCCTTGTGGATAGAATTATGGAAGTGATTGGGGCTCCTTTTGTTCCGCTTGATGACAATACAGGGTACTCTATAAAACCATCCAAC GAACCCGAGTATCTTCCTGGAAGACAAGCAAGCATCATCTACAAAGGGAATCGCATTGGCACATTTGGCATTGTGCACCCTGAG GTATTAAACAACTTCGACATCCCCGATCCATGCTCTTTCGTAGAACTTACTATTGAAAGCTTTTAG